The proteins below come from a single Candidatus Binataceae bacterium genomic window:
- a CDS encoding response regulator, translating into MSLRVLIIDDSVFVRDVLRHHLECLGCSVVAEAENTMQALDLFRTVSPDLVTLDVAVPQIGGLGALALFRIMRSENPDAAVLVISGLAFPEVKKSFLREGVLDYLTKPFTAESFERMRQRLAETFPALSQPATAAPPMLTSNRAAEGEPDLHGYK; encoded by the coding sequence ATGAGTTTGCGCGTACTAATCATTGACGACTCGGTCTTCGTTCGCGACGTTTTGCGCCATCACCTCGAGTGCCTCGGATGTTCGGTCGTCGCCGAAGCCGAGAACACCATGCAGGCGCTCGATCTCTTTCGTACGGTGTCGCCCGATCTGGTTACCCTCGACGTCGCGGTTCCGCAAATCGGCGGTCTTGGGGCACTCGCGTTGTTCCGCATCATGCGCAGCGAGAATCCCGACGCCGCCGTCCTGGTAATCAGCGGCCTGGCCTTCCCCGAAGTCAAGAAGTCCTTCCTGCGCGAGGGCGTCCTGGATTATCTGACCAAGCCGTTTACCGCTGAGAGCTTCGAGCGGATGCGCCAGCGACTCGCTGAGACTTTCCCGGCTCTGAGCCAGCCTGCAACCGCGGCGCCGCCGATGCTCACCAGCAATCGCGCCGCCGAGGGTGAGCCGGACTTGCACGGCTACAAGTAG
- a CDS encoding DNA repair exonuclease has translation MRESLKPLRLIHTSDVHLESDTLGGGPRGDAFRERVRGAFNGVVDLANQKQADLLLIVGDLFDSSRVTAEALDSAMRTIGRARMPVVMIPGNHDAHDERSIYAAMPPETLPVNLHLILELDGRTLDFPELGARLWGRALNEHSPDYRPLLGIPPAAGDRWNIALAHGLYTEGGETHRSSPITPQEIEASGYDYIALGHVHLFGDVSHGATRAFYCGTPAPLYAGSEAGWVAEVNCTPGASVKIDRVMVTDPSAVSIVAAG, from the coding sequence ATGCGTGAATCACTCAAGCCTTTGCGGTTGATCCATACCTCCGATGTGCATCTGGAGAGCGATACGCTCGGCGGCGGGCCGCGCGGCGACGCCTTTCGTGAGCGCGTTCGCGGCGCGTTCAACGGCGTGGTTGATTTAGCGAATCAAAAGCAGGCGGATCTGCTGCTGATCGTCGGCGATCTCTTTGATTCCAGCCGCGTCACTGCTGAAGCGCTGGACTCGGCGATGCGCACGATCGGACGGGCGCGGATGCCGGTGGTGATGATTCCGGGCAATCACGACGCGCATGATGAGCGCTCGATCTATGCGGCGATGCCGCCAGAGACGCTTCCGGTGAATCTTCATCTAATACTTGAACTTGATGGCAGGACCCTCGATTTTCCGGAGCTGGGCGCGCGCCTGTGGGGCCGGGCTCTGAACGAACATTCTCCCGACTATCGGCCCTTGCTGGGAATTCCACCGGCGGCCGGCGATCGCTGGAATATCGCGCTGGCGCACGGCCTCTATACTGAGGGCGGTGAGACCCATCGGTCGTCGCCGATCACGCCGCAGGAGATCGAGGCGAGCGGCTATGATTACATCGCGCTCGGCCACGTCCATCTGTTTGGCGATGTCTCACACGGGGCGACACGGGCATTTTATTGCGGAACGCCTGCGCCGCTTTATGCTGGATCGGAGGCGGGTTGGGTGGCGGAGGTTAACTGCACGCCGGGCGCGTCGGTCAAGATCGACCGCGTGATGGTTACCGACCCGTCAGCGGTATCAATCGTTGCCGCGGGGTAG
- the aroF gene encoding 3-deoxy-7-phosphoheptulonate synthase yields MKPHASEADVDYVIAAVEALDYRAHVIRGVERTVVACVGEERGEGHSLTHLESVAGVDRVMPVLRTFKLASREVRPEGSIVNVNGVAIGGRRLAIIGGPCAVESRAQVDGAADAVKQSGAHLLRGGAYKPRTSPYAFQGMEAEGLTLLEDAGRRVGLPVVTEIMDAHDIENVAAHADMLQVGARNAQNYSLLRSLGRLRKPILLKRGMSTRLEEFLMAAEYILSEGNPDVVLCERGIRTFETATRNTLDLNAIPLLKEWTHLPVIVDPSHGTGIWSLVTPMALAAVAAGADGLLIEVHPDPRAAFSDGPQQLTPASFAALMAALKPVAEAVGRSL; encoded by the coding sequence ATGAAGCCGCACGCGAGCGAGGCTGACGTCGATTACGTCATCGCCGCGGTCGAGGCCCTCGACTACCGCGCCCACGTCATCCGCGGCGTCGAGCGGACCGTCGTGGCCTGCGTCGGCGAGGAGCGCGGCGAGGGCCATTCACTGACTCATCTCGAATCGGTCGCCGGGGTCGATCGCGTGATGCCGGTGCTGCGCACCTTCAAACTCGCCAGCCGCGAGGTCCGTCCCGAAGGCTCGATCGTCAACGTCAACGGCGTGGCGATCGGCGGGCGCCGTCTGGCGATTATCGGCGGTCCGTGCGCGGTCGAAAGCCGCGCTCAGGTTGATGGCGCCGCCGACGCGGTCAAACAATCCGGCGCTCATCTGCTGCGCGGCGGCGCGTACAAGCCGCGCACCTCTCCCTATGCCTTCCAGGGGATGGAGGCCGAGGGCCTCACCCTGCTCGAGGATGCGGGCCGGCGCGTCGGCTTGCCGGTCGTCACCGAGATCATGGACGCCCACGATATCGAGAATGTCGCCGCGCACGCCGATATGCTCCAGGTCGGCGCGCGCAACGCCCAGAATTACTCCTTGCTGCGCAGTCTCGGACGGCTGCGCAAACCGATTCTGCTCAAGCGCGGGATGTCCACGCGGCTCGAGGAATTTCTGATGGCGGCCGAATATATCCTCTCCGAGGGCAATCCCGACGTCGTGCTCTGCGAACGTGGTATTCGCACCTTCGAAACAGCGACCCGCAATACGCTCGATCTCAACGCCATCCCGCTGCTCAAGGAGTGGACCCATCTGCCGGTGATCGTCGATCCGAGCCACGGCACCGGCATCTGGTCGCTGGTCACCCCGATGGCTCTGGCGGCGGTCGCGGCCGGCGCCGACGGTCTCCTCATCGAGGTCCATCCCGATCCGCGCGCGGCCTTCTCGGACGGCCCGCAGCAGCTCACGCCCGCCAGCTTCGCCGCCCTGATGGCCGCGCTCAAACCGGTCGCCGAAGCGGTCGGCCGATCGCTTTGA
- a CDS encoding alanine--glyoxylate aminotransferase family protein: MATLKKYLFTPGPVPAPPEVLLEMARPLIHHRTPEFSAVLDAVRDRLKPLFGTQQEVILLASSGTGAMEAAVTNLLEAGDEAIFVNGGKFGERWGKMIEAYGARPREVKVEWGRALRPEQIEEALKAWPAARAVYLQASETSTCALHPVAAIGALTRTRDAMLVVDGITSVGVFEQRMDDWGVDAFVTGSQKALMIPPGLGMIALSARAVERAKANHAPRYYFDLMRELKAQRDDHLTAYTPAVSLIFGLNKALEMIHAETLPSVFARHELMARATRAAGAALGLGLLAADSPAPGVTGLLTPSGFDSGRLVRLMRDELGVSVQGGQDHLKGKLVRIGHMGYVGPFDMLVVISALELGLQRLGYGIALGTGVAAAQQIIGQGLK, translated from the coding sequence TTGGCGACGCTGAAGAAATATCTATTCACGCCCGGACCGGTTCCGGCGCCGCCCGAAGTTCTGCTCGAGATGGCGCGGCCGCTGATTCATCATCGGACGCCCGAATTCAGCGCCGTGCTGGACGCGGTGCGTGACCGCCTCAAACCGCTTTTCGGCACCCAGCAGGAGGTGATCCTGCTGGCGTCGAGCGGCACCGGCGCGATGGAGGCCGCGGTCACCAATCTGCTCGAAGCAGGCGACGAGGCAATCTTCGTCAATGGCGGCAAGTTCGGCGAACGCTGGGGCAAAATGATCGAGGCATATGGTGCTCGTCCGCGCGAAGTGAAGGTCGAATGGGGACGCGCGCTGCGGCCGGAGCAGATCGAAGAGGCGCTGAAGGCGTGGCCAGCGGCGCGCGCGGTGTATCTCCAGGCCAGTGAAACTTCGACCTGCGCGCTCCATCCGGTGGCCGCGATCGGCGCGCTCACCCGCACCCGCGACGCGATGCTGGTGGTCGACGGGATCACTTCGGTCGGAGTCTTTGAGCAGCGCATGGACGATTGGGGCGTCGATGCGTTCGTGACCGGCAGCCAGAAGGCTCTGATGATCCCGCCGGGGCTGGGCATGATCGCGTTATCTGCGCGGGCGGTGGAGCGCGCGAAGGCGAATCATGCGCCGCGCTATTATTTCGATCTGATGCGCGAGCTCAAGGCTCAGCGCGACGACCATCTTACGGCCTACACCCCAGCCGTCTCGCTCATCTTTGGCCTGAACAAGGCGCTTGAAATGATCCACGCTGAAACCCTGCCGAGTGTCTTCGCGCGTCACGAATTGATGGCGCGAGCGACCCGCGCGGCGGGTGCGGCGCTCGGGCTCGGATTGCTCGCAGCGGACAGCCCCGCGCCGGGGGTGACCGGACTGTTGACTCCTTCCGGCTTCGACAGCGGCAGGCTCGTGCGCCTGATGCGCGACGAGCTCGGCGTCTCAGTCCAGGGCGGGCAGGATCATCTGAAAGGCAAGCTCGTGCGCATTGGCCACATGGGCTATGTCGGTCCGTTCGACATGCTCGTGGTGATAAGCGCGCTCGAACTGGGACTCCAACGCCTGGGCTATGGAATCGCGCTGGGCACGGGCGTCGCCGCCGCCCAGCAGATAATTGGACAGGGCCTTAAGTAG
- the serA gene encoding phosphoglycerate dehydrogenase, with the protein MAEGSVEKFRVLLSDSLAPQGIEILQREPRITFDLKTGLSPAELAEVIEPYEALVIRSATRVTRELLDRAKSLKVIGRAGVGVDNVDLDAATRRGIVVMNSPMGNSVTTAEHTISMMMALARHIPAANAALRAGLWERGKFVGTEVCNKTLGVIGLGNIGRIVGERASGLKMQVIGFDPILTAEAAARMNIEKVELDELLRRADFVTVHAPLTDETRGLIGAAAFARMKTGVRVINCARGGIVDEAALLAALDTGKVAGAALDVFVEEPPPKDHPLIHHPHVIATPHLGAATDEAQVQVAIDIARQITEFLTEGTIRYAVNIPALSVKELAVLGPHLNLGEKLGQLVAQLINATPAQVTVGFAGEAANLRGEPIVAAVLKGLLGGFLDQALNYVNAPFFARERGITVTETRSRETADYINTLTITVRTENGVHEVAGAVFGSRAIRIIRIDGYRIEAPPEGYFLMLHNRDVPGVVGAVGTMLGEAGINIAGLELGRDRAGGMALSLLQIDGPVPVAVLEQLKTHPAIVSAATIRL; encoded by the coding sequence ATGGCGGAGGGGAGCGTAGAAAAATTCCGCGTGCTGCTGAGTGATTCCCTCGCGCCGCAAGGGATCGAAATCCTCCAACGCGAGCCGCGCATAACTTTCGACCTGAAGACTGGGCTGAGTCCGGCTGAATTGGCCGAGGTCATAGAACCATACGAGGCCCTGGTCATTCGCAGCGCGACGCGCGTCACACGCGAGCTCCTTGATCGCGCCAAATCCCTTAAGGTCATCGGGCGGGCGGGCGTCGGCGTCGACAACGTTGACCTCGACGCCGCCACGCGGCGCGGAATCGTCGTGATGAACAGCCCGATGGGCAATAGCGTCACGACCGCCGAACACACGATCTCGATGATGATGGCGCTGGCGCGGCATATCCCGGCGGCCAATGCCGCGCTGCGCGCCGGCCTGTGGGAGCGCGGCAAGTTTGTCGGCACCGAGGTCTGCAACAAGACCCTTGGCGTCATCGGGCTCGGCAATATCGGCCGGATTGTCGGGGAGCGCGCGAGCGGGCTGAAGATGCAGGTTATCGGCTTCGATCCGATTCTCACGGCGGAAGCCGCGGCTCGAATGAATATCGAAAAGGTTGAACTCGATGAGCTGCTGCGACGCGCAGATTTCGTCACCGTGCACGCGCCGCTAACCGACGAGACGCGCGGGCTGATCGGAGCGGCGGCCTTCGCCAGGATGAAGACGGGAGTGCGCGTGATCAACTGTGCGCGCGGCGGCATCGTGGACGAGGCGGCGCTGCTCGCAGCGCTCGATACGGGCAAGGTGGCGGGTGCGGCGCTGGACGTTTTCGTCGAGGAACCACCACCAAAAGATCATCCACTAATCCATCATCCGCACGTGATCGCAACGCCTCATCTGGGCGCGGCGACCGACGAGGCGCAGGTCCAGGTTGCGATCGATATCGCGAGGCAAATCACGGAGTTTCTCACCGAAGGAACGATTCGCTACGCAGTCAATATTCCGGCGCTGAGCGTCAAGGAGCTCGCAGTCCTCGGTCCGCATCTCAATCTCGGAGAGAAACTTGGGCAACTCGTCGCGCAGTTGATTAATGCGACGCCGGCCCAGGTGACGGTTGGTTTCGCGGGCGAGGCGGCAAACCTTCGCGGCGAGCCGATCGTCGCGGCAGTGCTCAAGGGTCTGCTCGGCGGCTTTTTGGATCAGGCGCTGAATTACGTCAACGCGCCTTTTTTTGCCCGCGAGCGGGGCATCACGGTGACCGAGACGCGGTCGCGCGAAACTGCCGATTACATAAATACCCTGACGATCACCGTGCGCACGGAGAACGGCGTGCATGAGGTGGCCGGCGCGGTCTTCGGCAGCCGCGCGATTCGGATCATCCGGATCGACGGCTACCGCATCGAAGCGCCGCCGGAAGGCTACTTCCTGATGCTGCATAATCGCGACGTACCGGGCGTGGTCGGGGCGGTAGGTACGATGCTCGGTGAGGCCGGCATCAATATCGCCGGGCTGGAACTGGGACGCGATCGCGCCGGCGGGATGGCGCTCAGCCTGCTCCAGATAGATGGACCGGTGCCGGTGGCAGTGCTCGAACAGCTCAAGACGCATCCGGCGATTGTCTCGGCAGCGACCATCCGGCTCTGA
- a CDS encoding adenylosuccinate synthase, producing MKSVAVVGAQWGDEGKGKIVDLLAIDADAVVRFQGGNNAAHTLVVGGEKFILRLIPAGALHPGKVCVIGTGTVVDPIALVEEIDALKRRGRTLGPDDLKLSYDAHLVLPYHRAIDRAREARLGSRAIGTTGFGIGPAYEDKMARVGLRFDEMDNLAAFTEKLERNIAEKNAYLKSVLKAKPLEARAIVDAVGKARRRLRPYLCDTPAFLHDAITAGKRILFEGAHGVMLDIDHGSYPFVTSSNCGASAVFGGAGVPAGGLDAVLGITKAYATRVGGGPFPSEISGRLADALREEGAEFGSATGRPRRIGWFDAVLARHAIRLNGMWGLAVTKLDVLTGIDPIRICIGYQSGGKRFGEIPPNRRILDRVKPVYEELPGWSEDLSAARSLSELPANARGYLDRIRELCGVQLAIIGVGAARDATIVLENPFRV from the coding sequence ATGAAGAGCGTCGCAGTGGTCGGTGCGCAGTGGGGCGACGAGGGCAAGGGCAAAATCGTTGATTTGCTCGCCATCGACGCCGACGCGGTCGTACGTTTTCAAGGCGGGAACAACGCCGCACATACCCTCGTGGTCGGCGGCGAGAAATTCATTCTGCGGCTGATCCCGGCCGGCGCGCTCCATCCGGGCAAAGTGTGCGTGATCGGCACCGGCACGGTCGTTGATCCGATCGCGCTGGTCGAAGAGATCGACGCCTTAAAGCGGCGCGGACGGACGCTCGGCCCTGACGATCTGAAGCTCAGCTACGACGCGCATTTAGTCCTGCCGTATCATCGCGCAATCGACCGCGCACGCGAGGCGCGGCTCGGCAGCCGCGCGATCGGCACGACCGGATTCGGCATCGGCCCGGCCTACGAAGACAAGATGGCGCGGGTCGGTTTGCGTTTCGACGAGATGGATAATCTCGCGGCTTTCACGGAAAAGCTTGAACGCAATATCGCCGAGAAGAACGCGTACCTGAAGAGTGTCCTTAAAGCGAAGCCACTCGAGGCGCGCGCGATCGTCGATGCGGTCGGCAAAGCGCGACGCCGCTTGCGTCCTTATCTGTGCGATACGCCGGCCTTCCTGCACGACGCCATCACGGCCGGCAAGCGCATCCTGTTCGAAGGCGCGCATGGCGTGATGCTCGACATCGATCATGGCAGCTATCCGTTCGTCACCTCGTCGAACTGCGGCGCGAGTGCGGTCTTTGGCGGGGCGGGAGTGCCGGCCGGCGGCCTGGACGCTGTGCTCGGAATCACCAAGGCCTATGCGACGCGGGTCGGCGGCGGGCCGTTCCCCTCGGAGATCAGCGGGCGCTTGGCCGACGCCCTGCGCGAGGAAGGCGCGGAATTCGGCAGTGCGACCGGCCGCCCGCGCCGCATCGGATGGTTCGACGCCGTCCTCGCGCGCCACGCCATTCGGCTCAACGGCATGTGGGGTTTGGCGGTGACCAAGCTCGATGTGCTGACCGGAATCGACCCGATCCGCATCTGCATCGGCTATCAAAGCGGCGGCAAACGTTTCGGCGAAATTCCGCCAAACCGCCGCATCCTCGACCGCGTCAAGCCGGTTTATGAAGAGCTCCCGGGTTGGAGCGAAGACTTGAGCGCCGCCCGCAGTCTCAGTGAACTGCCGGCTAATGCGCGCGGTTATCTCGATCGCATCCGCGAGCTCTGCGGCGTGCAGCTCGCGATTATCGGCGTCGGCGCCGCGCGCGACGCCACGATCGTGCTCGAAAACCCGTTCCGCGTCTAA
- a CDS encoding nuclear transport factor 2 family protein has translation MKVRTIGLTIAALAGAMMLFWSYGFNARASTDAKAEITDIETKALAANTADELIAFYDPNDITTYDYIPGLEYVGYKAVHGDLEKFFGGTTEVKGAFADLRVETDGTMGVAHSLQHFTWKDKNGVGHEATFRVTNCYHKVDGQWKIFHMHTSFPIDPATGQAQMNLPVKVAAR, from the coding sequence ATGAAAGTGAGAACAATCGGATTGACGATCGCAGCGCTAGCCGGCGCGATGATGCTGTTCTGGAGTTATGGCTTCAACGCCCGCGCCAGCACCGATGCGAAGGCGGAAATCACTGACATAGAAACCAAGGCGCTGGCCGCCAATACCGCCGACGAGCTGATCGCGTTCTACGACCCCAACGACATCACGACCTACGATTACATCCCGGGTCTCGAATACGTCGGCTACAAGGCGGTTCACGGCGATCTGGAGAAATTCTTCGGCGGCACGACGGAGGTCAAGGGCGCCTTCGCAGATCTACGGGTCGAGACCGACGGCACGATGGGCGTCGCGCACAGCCTCCAGCATTTCACCTGGAAGGACAAGAACGGGGTAGGGCACGAGGCGACGTTCCGCGTGACCAATTGCTACCACAAGGTCGATGGGCAGTGGAAAATCTTCCACATGCATACCTCGTTTCCGATCGATCCCGCGACCGGGCAGGCACAAATGAACCTGCCGGTGAAGGTCGCAGCGCGTTAG
- a CDS encoding amidohydrolase family protein: protein MNDLVIRNGRIVDGSGAPAFHGDLALADGKIVSVGGKAGPGRREIDANGLLITPGWVDIHTHYDGQVAWDPYLSPSSWHGVTTLVMGNCGVGFAPVARGKEEFLIRMMDGVEDIPTETLTAGINFEWETFPEYLDALSRMRRVLDVGTHVPHCAVRAYVMGERGADNQAATAEDMRQMAAVVRDGVKAGALGVSTSRTLIHRTRDKAFVPGTFAAVEEVVALGRAMGETGHGVFEIISDITGDDADLEWMARLSTETQRPISLAALISRRSGMKMREVLDFIERSNARGARMVAQVAARPAGTLMSLQSSVHPFSTHRSYRQLMAGLSLQERVARMRDPDVRAQILNDAPAVKEEQTLGMVAGFKHHFSLGDPPDYEPTADRSILERAQRSHRTPQEVAYDTLLERDGREIIYMPLAYKNYSFDSILPQLTNPHTILSLSDGGAHCGVICDASMPTYLLTHWVRDRSRGARIPLEFAVKRQTHDTAQLYGLRDRGTLAPGMKADINLIEFDRLRLHPPEMVFDLPANGRRFVQRADGYKFTIVSGEVTFEDGEPTGAMPGKVVRGQ, encoded by the coding sequence ATGAACGATTTAGTAATTCGCAATGGCCGAATTGTTGACGGTAGCGGCGCGCCTGCTTTCCACGGCGACCTCGCTCTCGCCGACGGCAAGATTGTCAGTGTCGGCGGCAAGGCCGGTCCGGGTCGTCGCGAAATTGACGCGAACGGCTTGCTGATCACGCCCGGCTGGGTCGATATCCACACGCATTATGACGGTCAGGTTGCCTGGGACCCCTATCTGTCGCCGTCGAGTTGGCACGGCGTCACGACTCTCGTCATGGGAAATTGCGGCGTCGGCTTTGCTCCGGTCGCGCGCGGCAAAGAGGAATTTCTCATCCGCATGATGGACGGCGTCGAGGATATCCCGACCGAGACTTTGACGGCCGGGATCAATTTCGAGTGGGAGACTTTCCCGGAATACCTCGACGCACTATCGCGGATGCGCCGCGTGCTGGATGTCGGAACCCATGTGCCGCACTGCGCCGTACGCGCCTACGTCATGGGCGAGCGTGGGGCGGATAATCAGGCTGCTACGGCCGAGGATATGCGGCAGATGGCCGCGGTCGTCCGTGACGGTGTCAAGGCCGGCGCGCTCGGCGTCAGCACCTCGCGCACGCTGATCCATCGCACACGCGACAAGGCTTTCGTGCCCGGCACCTTCGCGGCAGTTGAAGAGGTCGTGGCGCTGGGACGCGCGATGGGCGAAACGGGCCACGGCGTCTTTGAGATAATCTCGGATATCACCGGCGATGACGCCGATCTCGAATGGATGGCGCGGCTGTCAACCGAAACCCAACGCCCAATTTCTCTGGCCGCCCTGATTTCGCGCCGCTCTGGAATGAAGATGCGCGAGGTTCTCGATTTCATCGAGCGCAGCAATGCGCGTGGCGCGCGGATGGTGGCGCAAGTGGCTGCGCGGCCGGCGGGAACGCTGATGAGTCTGCAAAGCTCCGTGCATCCGTTCAGCACCCATCGCAGCTATCGCCAACTGATGGCCGGGCTCAGCCTCCAGGAGCGTGTTGCGCGGATGCGCGACCCTGACGTCCGCGCACAGATTCTCAATGACGCGCCGGCAGTCAAGGAAGAACAGACCCTCGGAATGGTCGCCGGCTTCAAGCATCATTTCTCGCTGGGCGATCCGCCGGACTACGAGCCGACTGCCGACCGCAGCATCCTGGAGCGCGCCCAGCGCTCGCATCGGACGCCGCAGGAGGTCGCGTACGACACTTTGCTGGAACGCGACGGCCGCGAAATCATCTATATGCCGCTGGCCTACAAGAACTATTCGTTCGATTCGATTCTGCCGCAGCTAACGAACCCGCATACGATCCTCTCCTTGAGCGATGGCGGCGCGCATTGCGGCGTGATCTGCGACGCGAGCATGCCGACCTATCTGTTGACGCATTGGGTGCGCGATCGCAGCCGCGGCGCGCGCATCCCGCTTGAATTCGCGGTCAAGCGTCAGACTCACGACACCGCACAACTCTATGGCCTGCGCGATCGTGGAACCCTTGCGCCGGGTATGAAGGCGGACATCAACCTGATCGAATTTGATCGCTTACGGCTGCATCCGCCCGAAATGGTTTTCGATTTGCCGGCGAATGGCCGCAGATTCGTGCAACGCGCGGACGGCTACAAATTCACAATCGTCAGCGGCGAGGTGACTTTCGAAGATGGCGAGCCCACCGGCGCGATGCCGGGTAAGGTCGTCCGCGGTCAGTAG